The Anaerolineae bacterium genomic interval GGTAGGGCTTTCTCAAAGCCGAGCCAGCGTTGGGCGAGCTGCCATCTGGCGCGGGCCAGGAACCACCACCGGCCAGCGAGCAGGCAGGGAACAGAGGCGCGGCAGCGTCCGATAGCGCCCAGCCTGGCTCCGATAGGCATCTGTGGTGGCTTGCCCCAGGACTTTGGCGACGCCCTAGCCGTCTGGCGCCTTCTGGTTCGAGGTCTCTCCCGAACCCCTGCGCCTGGCCCCTCCTCTCTGCCCAGACTGAAACGCATTCTCAGTTCAGGATCGAGGCGAGGAGGGGACAGGGCGCGCGTGGGCGCGCGCACTCCTCAGAGGGAGGTACAGCAGACGCGATAGGCACTTGGCAGCAGGGCGCGCGCACTCCTCAGAGCGAGGTACAGCAGACGCGATAGGCACTTGGCAGCAGGGCGGGCCCACTCCTCAGAGGGAGGTACAGCAGACGCGATAGGCACTTGGCAGCAGGGCGGGCGCACTCCTCAGAGGGAAGGTGCAGCAGGCGCGACAGGCACTTGGCAGCAGGGCGCGCGCACTCCTCAGAGGCAGGTGCAGCAGGCGCGGTGGGCATGTGGAGGGAGGGCGGACACACTCCTCGGAGGAAGGTGCACCCGGAATGCAGTCGAGCCTGGCCCGCGTAGTCTGAGCGCAGCGAAGGACCTGAGAGGCGGTGTTGATCCGAATCCGTGCCCTGGATGCTGAGCTGTTACCGGGACCGACGTCCGGTTGTTGACAATTGCGGCCGGGGGCTGGTAGCATCTGCGCTAGTATCATACGTGGGCTCTTATCCAGAGAGGCAGAGGGACCGGCCCGGCGAAGCCTCGGCATCCGAACCGCGATCGGTTGCGGTGCCAATTCCGGCAGACATACGTCTGGAAGATGAGAGCGCGACGACGACGTCTTGCGCCTCTTCGCCTTCCGGTGGAGAGGCGCGATGAGTTAACCGGAGGTGTGATGAGCGTCACTTTCGCTATCCCTGCCCCTTACCGCCGGGCCACCGACGGCAAGGCTGAGGTCGAGGTCCAGGCGGCGACGGTGGCCGAGGCCATAGAGGCCCTCAACCGGCAGCATCCGGACATGGGCCACCGTCTGCTGAAGGACCGCGACCGGCTCAACCCCTACGTGAGTGTCTATCTGAACGGGGAGCGGTTGCACGGCTCCGAGGCCCTGAGCCGAACCCTGCAGGACGGTGACCGCCTGGTGATCATGCCTGTCATCGGCGGAGGGAACTGACCGTGATAGTGATGAAGTTCG includes:
- a CDS encoding MoaD family protein, which produces MSVTFAIPAPYRRATDGKAEVEVQAATVAEAIEALNRQHPDMGHRLLKDRDRLNPYVSVYLNGERLHGSEALSRTLQDGDRLVIMPVIGGGN